A single Antechinus flavipes isolate AdamAnt ecotype Samford, QLD, Australia chromosome 5, AdamAnt_v2, whole genome shotgun sequence DNA region contains:
- the LOC127538376 gene encoding olfactory receptor 6C1-like → MKNHTQVTEFILLGLSDNPELQMLIFFCLLLTYVLSIAGNVTIIILTLLDSHLQTPMYFFLRNFSFLEISFTTASVPRFLSNIITEDNTISYNDCMAQFFFVILFGGTEFYLLAVMSYDRYVAICKPLHYTTIMSNRICTLLVVCSWLIACMIIFTEIILILQLDYCADNIIDHFICDYSPLLQLSCTDTQFLETFGFFCAVVTLLFTLTLIIFSYTYIIQTIMRIPSVSQRKKAFSTCSSHMIVISIFYGSSIFMYMKPSAKDRINLSKGVAVLNTSVAPVLNPFIYSLRNQQVKQAFMNMMQKIVFSSSKGKILSN, encoded by the coding sequence atgaaaaatcatacaCAGGTAACTGAGTTCATCCTCCTGGGACTGTCAGATAACCCAGAGCttcaaatgcttatttttttctgcctcttacTCACCTACGTACTCAGTATTGCTGGAAATGTGACTATCATCATCCTTACTCTGCTGGATTCTCACCTCCAGACCCCAATGTATTTCTTCCTCCGAAATTTCTCCTTCTTAGAAATTTCATTTACAACTGCCAGTGTTCCAAGATTCTTAAGCAACATTATTACTGAGGACAATACCATTTCATATAATGATTGCATGGCTCAGttcttttttgtcattctctttggaGGAACTGAATTTTACCTTCTAGCGGTCATGTCCTATGATCGCTATGTAGCTATCTGCAAACCTTTACATTATACGACCATCATGAGCAACAGAATCTGCACATTGCTTGTGGTCTGCTCATGGTTGATTGCATGCATGATCATCTTCACTGAAATCATTCTGATTCTTCAGCTTGATTATTGTGCTGATAATATAATTGACCACTTCATTTGTGATTATTCTCCCCTCTTACAGCTATCCTGCACAGATACCCAATTTTTAGAAACATTTGGCTTTTTCTGTGCTGTAGTTACTCTTCTGTTTACACTGACATTAATAATCTTCTCCTACACATATATCATCCAGACAATTATGCGGATTCCCTCTGTCAGTCAGAGGAAAAAGGCCTTTTCCACTTGTTCTTCTCATATGATTGTCATCTCCATTTTTTATGGCAGCTCCATCTTCATGTACATGAAACCCTCAGCAAAGGACAGAATTAATCTGAGTAAGGGAGTTGCTGTGCTTAATACATCAGTTGCCCCTGTATTGAATCCCTTCATTTATAGTCTAAGGAATCAGCAAGTGAAACAAGCTTTCATGAACATGATGCAGAAGATTGTCTTTTCTTCAAGTAAAGGAAAAATTTTGTCCAACTGA